Genomic segment of Veillonella parvula DSM 2008:
TAGATGGGTACCGTCAACAAGCGCTTGATGCAATCGACAACCAAGTGCAATGGATTCCTAAATGGGGCCATGACCGCATCTTCAACATGGTGCGCGACCGTGGTGACTGGGTAATTTCTCGTCAACGTATTTGGGGCGTGCCAATTCCTATTTACTATTGTGAAAGCTGTGGCGAGCACATCATCAACGATGATACTATCAAAGCATTACAAGAAAAAGTAGCCGTAGAAGGCTCCGATGCTTGGTGGGCGCACAGCGCTAAGGAATTATTACCAGAAGGTTTCAAATGTCCTCATTGCGGTCATGATGAGTTCAAAAAAGAAACAGACATCATGGACGTATGGTTCGACTCTGGTTCCTCTTGGGCTGGCGTACTCGAAGTTAATGATCTTGACGTACCATGTGCTATGTACCTTGAAGGTTCTGACCAACATCGCGGTTGGTTTAACTCTTCCTTGTTGACTGCAGTAGCTACAACTGGTAAAGCACCATACAACTCCGTATTGACTCACGGCTTCGTTGTGGACGGTGAAGGTCGCAAAATGTCTAAATCTGTAGGTAATACAGTGGCTCCAAGCGACATCATCGATGTATACGGTGCCGATGTAATGCGTTTGTGGGTATCTTCTGCGGATTACCAAGCAGACGTACGTTTGTCCAAAGACATCGTAAAACAATTATCCGAAGTATACCGTAAGATCCGTAATACATTCCGTTTCTTGCTCGGTAACTTGGATGACTTCAATCCGAATACCGATAAAGTGGCTTACGCAGATATGTCCGAATTCGATAAATGGGCATTGTTGCGCTTAGAAGAAGTACGTCAAAAGGTTACTGATGCGTACGAAAATTATGAATTCCACATGTTATACCATGCAATTCATAACTTCTGCACCGTAGACTTGAGCTCCATCTATCTTGATGTAATGAAAGATACTATGTATGCTGAAAGCAAAAACAACGTAGCTCGTCGTTCTGCTCAAACAGCAATGTATGAAATCTTGAAAACATTGGTAGCTATGGTATCTCCAGTGCTTTCCTTTACAGCGGAAGAAGTTTGGAAATACATGCCTAAAGAAGAGGGTATGCGCGAATCCGTTATGCTTCAAGATTGGCCACAAGGTCATCCAGAACACTTCAACCAAAAATTGGCTGACAATTGGAACCAATTGTTAGACTTGCGTACATCCGTACAAAAAGCTTTGGAACTTGCGCGTCAAGACAAAACAATTGGTCACCCATTGGATGCATCCGTTACGGTATACGCTGAAGGCGCTGCATTTGATGCATTGAATGCTCTTGGTGAAGAAGGCTTGGCTAAACTCGTTATCGTATCCGAAGCTCACATCGTGAACGGCGCTGCACCGGCAGAGGCTGTAAAAGACGAAGAAACTGGCGTCGCAACAGTTGTTGTTGCCTCTGGTCTCGAAAAATGTGAACGCTGCTGGATCCACCGTGATACAGTAGGTCAAGATAGCGCACATCCTACACTCTGTGCACGCTGTGCCAGCGTTGTAAAAACACTATAATAAAAAAAGACCATCCTGTTGAACTTCACTTCCCAAAATTGTGTCCAATTTTGGGGGAGCAGCTCACTGGGGATGGTCTTTTTATGTTTGTAAATCCTTTGGCACTGTTAATTGTTTCCAATTATCTAGTTCAGGGATTTCTAAGGTATTTATTGTTTTTTGAATCCAATAGTTTAAGGATACTTCGTTCCCCACATATTGTTCGAATAAGTAGGTCTTACCAGGCGTGTCTTGTGGGTTTCCATCGTCATCGATGGTATGACGGGCCGACTCTTTCAGATAGAGCTGAACCCTAAATGGGGCTGACTGATTGCCTTTAAAAATAAAATAGGATGGGCCCACAAAGTCATGGGTGCGAATATTAATTTGTTCGTACTTTTTCTCTTTCAACCCTTGCAAGGCAGTCTGAATCATAGCGTTTGCATCGTCGTATTCCTCTAGCAAGAACGGTTGTTGATCCACATCGAGTACGTAGTGCCAGATCGGCTTTTCTTCGTTCTTTTCGATGGACCAATTCTCTTCGAGACTAGGCAACTGACGATTATGGTAAAGCTCTTTTAATAGACTTAAGGTATTTTCTTTGTTGTATACGGCCTTATAAACGATTTCATGTCCTTCTGTTGGATCATAACCGTGCAGTCTTACTTGATAATGATTTCGTAGCATCCGCGTTACATCGAGCTTGAAGATATTGCGCAATGCATCTGGAACGGATAGGAAACGATTGTAAAAGCTGAGCTTCATTTCTTCTTGTGACTCTAAGGCTGTTTCGATGGTTTGCCAGTCGTACAAAGTCGTATCCCACAGGAAGTCGTCCATAGTTACAGATAAACGGGCCGCATCTTGAGGCCAGGCGGCAGGCGCAGGGCGCACCGTAGTAGTGGATTCGGCAATGCCTTCTTTGTATTGCCAGTGACCATCAACCTCTTCAAAGGCCGCTAATCGTTCTTCTGCTTCGTCATCGATAGGAATATCTTTTAGCTCTGGATCTAAATTGGCTTTGTGAGACAAGATATATTGATGGGATTGCTCGTAATAGGATACGGCTTGATCTAAATCGGGTTTGCCTGTTACATAGCCTTTTTCGTAGGCATAGCCCAAGGCAACACGTGTTAAAGCGCGCGTAATATCGTAGAAAAGAATGCGATTTTCCTCTTCGAAGGCACGTTGTTCCTCATCTAAGACACGCAGTAACGATTGTACACCGAAGCGGATGTTTTTCGTTACCCCTAAACCGTGGATTCGCATATAACCAATATAGGGCAAGGCGAACATAAAACGATCTTTTGTAGCCGCCATATGCGTTAAGTCTGCAATGAGCCCCCAGTCGAGAGGGAGGTGGCCTATGTGAAAGATATATCCAAAGGCCGCCTGCAAGGCGGTGTACCCCGCATCACTAAACTCTTTTGTTGCCGCACGGCGGTAGAGACCTATGGCTTTTACCGGATCATAGGGGATAGTACAACGTAAATGTTTGGCATCATAGAAATGATAGTAATAATCCGCTAATTCTGCGATGCTTTCAGATTGACCTAAGGCGGCACCTTTAGTGAACCACGTGAAAGCATCCTCGAATTTACCGTTTTCATGGCAGTCGAGTCCTGTATATAGCATCATGGCAGGGTTGCCAAGCTTGGCCGCAGTCTTGGCGACGCGGCGCGCATTGGCAAAGTCGGCTTCGTCGATATAGATATTGCGCAAGTTCCCTTGGAACATGGCAAGACCGTTGTCGAGAGCCTTATTAAACCATTTTTTGGCAAGGCTGGACGCTTTTTCTTGTAATTTATCGTCTGGCACAGTGCCTTGCAAGGCGGCGATACGATCCTGTACAGAGCCACTTGTAAGACTTTTTAGAATGCGTTTAGACCAGCTCATGGGCGGTGGTGTTAGCATAGCTTCAGCGGAGTCGATGCGATTATCATCGCGCCAGAAAAAGACATTGCCTATAACATATTGGCAATAGGCATCGCCTCGATTCGCATGGTCATAGACAATGCGGAAAGCATCGTCAAAGGAGATTTGCATATCCTTCTCGACGGTAGGCGTGATGGAGCCTTTGATACGCAAGGCTTGTAATGTACCGATAGGGCTACAACGGCGAATGCTATCGTGTAAGCACTGATACGTGCGCATGTTGTCCTCTGGGAAGTTAGATTCCTCCCAGGTAAAGCGCGGACCTGCATAGACCCGCGCCAAGAGAGCGTAAGCATCGCCTAGCTCTCTAGCCTCTGGATTATTGGCTATCTTGAGAGCATCTTCTTTATTATCTATGTCACTTTCAAGAAGGGTCGTCATATCGTTTCGCAAGGGACGATGATCAGTTTGCACTGATCCTTGCTGATTATTGACGATGAGCTCTAACTGACGTAAGCCTTCTTGAGCCATTTTTTGATTATAGGATGTAAAAATCATGTGGAAGACCTTTTGCAGGCGTTCCGTAAAGTACTGTGCCATTAGGCCTCCTTTTATACGATAGAATACATATTTATTATATAACGAACGCTAGGTACCGTAAAAGAGGGAATGCTAGTATAACTGTATGTTTTCTGATGATATCATATTGATATCGTTTAACTGTTCTCACAATATACTAGCTTATTTCTAATATGCCTGTATTTAATCCCATTTAATATGGAAGCTTCAGTATGTGTTGTATTAAAGCGCAAAAAATCCCCTCTGAAGAAAATCTGTTGTCACAAATTTTATGTGATGGTTGAAATCTTTCAGAGGGGTTATTATGTATCCTAGTTCTTAGGAATACATATTATTTTTTGTTGTAATCGCCGAACCATTTGTTGTAAATTTTTTGGTAAGTGCCGTCTTCTTTAAGTTCTTTAAGAGCTTTGTTAACAGCTTCTTGTAAAGCTTTGTTGCCTTTTTTCACGCCAAGCACTGTGCCAGGGGATTTAGTAGGTTCGCCTACGAGTTTAAGGTCTTGGTCAGCACCTTGTTTGAGGTAGTACATAGCTACAGCGTTATCGATGATAGCGCCATCAATTGTACCGGCTTTCAATTCCATGAAGATATTAGCATTGGAATCGATTTGTTTTACTGTTGTACCAGGGATTTTTTGAGCCATTTCAACAGGGATTGTGCCGATTTGAACACCTACAGTTTTACCTGCTAACTCGTCCATGTTGTGGATGGTAGTGTTGTCTTTACGCACAACTGTGATGAAACCGCCTTGATCAAAGTACACATCGGAGAAGTCCAATACTTTTTCACGTTCTGGAGTAGCGTTGATGCCTGCAGCGATCATATCGATATCGCCAGATTGAACAGCTGGAATCAAAGCATCGAAGCCCATGGATTTGAATTCCATTTTTAGGCCGATTTTTTTAGAAATTGCTTCGGACAAATCAACGTCGAAGCCAACATATTTGTCGCCTTCAGTGAATTCGAATGGTGGGAATGTAGTTTCAGAACCTACACGCAATACGCCTTCTTGTTGTGTCATTTTAGGTTTGTCGTTGCCACAACCAGCCAATAAACCCATTGCTGCTACCGCTACGAGGGCGATGGCTGTCAATTTTTTGAACTTAAACATAGTATCCTCCTCAAACATCCATATACATGGTTTATACATTTCTGTTTATATTGTACGGAATTTTACACCAATAGGCAATAACATTGTATAATTAAGAGTACATGAGTTTCATATTTAAAAATGGATTTCATTTAACATTGTTTAAATCCATCGATTTGCACACATTTTTGATTATATCTATTGGAGGCGCTATGAACCTTATGCATACATTTTCCGATCTTTGTAAAAGCTTCGCACCAGATGCTTTTGCGGTGAATTATACATTAGCTAAAAACCCTGAGATTTCCAGTCAAGAATTCGAGTCTGTCAAAACCATTGGTGCTGTTCTCGAAAAACACGGCATGGATGTAACCTATGAATTCTGTAATTTGCCAACTGCCTTCAAGGCATCTGTCGTGAAAGTAGACAATCCAAAGGGCCGATTAGCCATACTTTGTGAATATGATGCACTGCCAGAGGTAGGCCATGCATGCGGTCACTCCGCCAGTGGTTCTATAAGCGTGTTGGCTGCATTGACACTGCATAAAATGCAAGAAGAGGGCGTAGCTTTCAACATGGATATAGATATTATCGGCACACCAGACGAAGAAGCGATGGGGTGTAAGGTAGATATGTGTAATGCAGGGGTGTTTAAAGAATACGATTTTGCCATCATGGTTCATCTCGACGGCGAGGAGACACGGCCTAATTCACAATTTTTGGCACTCGATTGCTTCCGCGCTAAGTATCACGGTAAGCCAGCTCATGCAGCCGGCGAGCCTTGGAATGGTGTCAATGCGGTAAACGGCGTACAACTCGCTATCCATGCTATGGATATGATGCGTCAACAAGTACGCCCTGAAACGCGCATCGGCACATGGATCATTGCTGGAGGTACCGCATCCAATGTAATTCCTGCCTTCGGTGAATTAGAAGTTACCGTGCGTCACACAGAGCGGGATTACTTAAATGGCTTATCTGAGCAGATTAAAAACATCTTTGAAGGGGCGGCCCTTTGTACAGGTACAACTGTGGATGTAGCGTTTTATGGCAATCCGTATGATGATATGAACCAAAACCACCGTGGCACAAAGCTTATCGAAGAGGTAATGACCGACATGGGCCTCAATTTTGAACCTGGTCCGGCAGCTCTCGGAGGTAGTTCAGATATTGGCAATGTAAGCTATCAATGTGCAGCACTCCATCCTAAATTGCGCCTCGCTGGCAAGCCGAAGGTGTGCCATTCTAAAGAATTTGCCGGTGCCATGTTAGAGCCTACCATTGAACAAACTATCATCGACGGTGCTAATATTATTGGTGGCGCTTTACTACGACTCGTAGAAAACCCAACAACCTTAGAAGAAATCGTTGCTGAATTTAATAGTACTAAATAGCTCATTTTTGTATCTACCTGAGTAACTGTAATATCAACATACGATTCATTAGTTAAAAGGAGTGTATATGTCCTTAACTGAAAGATTAGAAATAAAAAATTATATAGGCCTCACGGGGGATAAGCCGATTCGATTCATCGCATCTGATGTAGATGGCACCTTGGTAAACGATGCAAAGGCGATTCCTGAGGATGCCATTGAGGCGATTCGTGCAGCTCGTGAAAGCGGCATTCGCGTAGCCATTGCTTCTGGCCGCGCTTGGAATGAGATGAATGATGTCATCGAAAAACTTCCATGCTTACGTTATTTCATGTGCACCAATGGTGCCTATGTGATGGACAAGGATGAAAACCGCAGTCTATTCCACGTAAATTTTGATAAGGAACAAGCTCTACACTTGTTACGCAAACTATTAACCTATGGCGTATATGTAGAGGCCTATGTGAAAGACCAAATCTTTGGCATGTATCCGCCATCTAGATGTATTACACCTGAACGCTTAGGAGTATGCGCTAGCGAGCGCAATGAAGGAGATAAAAAGGGTTCGCATGGCATAATGGATAATCATCTGCCCAATACTAAAAATCAGATTTCTGGTATAGGAGACACTCGTCTACCAGGGGCAACTTATGCTCACTATGCATTAGCGGAAGGCAACGAAGCAGTAAAAATAAACATGTCTGAATGTGAAATAGAGCAGTCTAATTTCTTCTTTAGACCTAATATTCGTCCATTTATCTTGGCTACGCGGACAATGGTATGTGATTTGTTAGCTCATATGGAAGCCTTAAATGAAGGTCCAGAGAAAATTCAAATCTTCTACGGTGATGAGCCGATGCGTCAGCGTATCTTGCAAGACTTACGAGATGAATACCAAGGTCTGTCCCACGATGGCACAGGTCGTGAACGCTTTTATGATGTATTGCTCTCTAGTGAAGGTAATCTAGAATTTGTATTGCCTCATACTACAAAGGGTACTGCTGTAGAAGCCTTGGCAAAACATTGGGGCTTAAGTCCTGACGAGGTAATGACACTGGGGGATAGCGAAAACGATCTATCTATGTTACGCTTTGCGGGCGCTAGCGTGGCAATGGGCAATAGCAAGCCGAACATTAAAGAAGCGGCACGATACGAAACGACAGACAATAACCACCAAGGCGTGGCAAAGGCTATTTACTCGGCTATTGCATATAATATTGAGCTCAATAGAAAATCTTGACTTTAGTGTTTATAATAACCTAACGTTACATAGCAGATATAGTATTTAATCATTACGTGGATATACTTAATTTTGCTTTTGCTGATAGGGAGGTGATGTATAATGGGAAATCTAAAATTTAATATTGACGATACTTGCGTTAAGTGCGGAGCTTGTGCTGAGGATTGTCCTGTTCAATGCATCACCGAAGGGAAGACTCGATTTATCATTGGGAAAGGCTGTATTGGCTGTGGCGATTGTTATTCCATCTGTCCTGTAGGGGCCGTTAAAATGGTAAAACATAATAATGATAAGAAAAAAGACAGTGAAGATTAGATGCTGACTATTAGATGTTAGAGCTTATATATTAGTAATTAGAAGTAAAAATTAATTGTTACACTACATAAAAGTATTAAGATAAATCTGAATGTTTAAAAGTTTTGTGAAACTTTTATTCGGAATATATAGAGGCGTATAAGTTCCTATGCTATAATGAAATATAAACGTAAAACGTTTTAAATGAGGAGATAATAATGGAATATGCAACCCTCAATACCGGTGCTCGGATGCCAATGTTGGGATTTGGCGTTTTTCAGGTTACTGATTTAATGCAATGTAAACAGATTGTACTTGATGCAATTGATGTAGGCTATCGTTTGTTTGATACAGCAGCTGTATATGGAAACGAAGCGGCCGTAGGTGAAGCTATTGCGGAAGCAATTGCTATGGGTAAAGTAAAACGTGAAGATTTATTTATCACATCCAAGTTGTGGGTTCAAGATATGAATGCCTATGATGTGGATGAGGGGATTGATCAATCGTTAAGGAATTTAGGGCTCGAGTATATTGATTTATATTTATTGCATCAAGCCATGGGAGACTATTTTAGCGCTTGGCGTGGATTAGAACAAGCTTATCGTGATGGTCGTTTAATGGATATTGGTGTAAGTAATTTCTATCCTAATGTTTTGACGAATTTTTGTGAAAACGTAGATATAAAGCCAGCAGTAAACCAAATCGAGCTACATCCTTACTTTCAACAACCGGATGCGTTAGATACGATGAAGTATTATGATGTTCTGCCTGAGGCATGGGCACCATTAGGCGGCGGGCGATATAGTCCATTTGAGGAGAAACTCTTACAAGATATTGCAGAGACTCATGACAAAACGGTTGGGCAAGTGGTGTTACGGTGGAATATTCAACGTGGCGTTGTTGTCATACCTAAAACGACTCATAAAGAACGAATGATTGAAAATATAAATGTATGGGATTTTGAGCTTTCACAAGATGAGATGGAATCTATTTCAACACTTGATTTGGGATATGGTGGATCTAGAACAAAACATTTTGATCCGGAATTTGTACGATCGATATTAGGTGTTGAAATTCATGGCTAATTTTGGCAGATAACGTAAATAAAGTTAATTTGTAAATATATATGTGAAAGTATTGTAAAATACAACTTCTTGCTTAATGGAGGAATTATGGAAAACAAGGAATTTGTAATTGTTGTTGACTTTGGTGGTCAATATAACCAATTGATCGCGCGCCGTGTTCGTGAAAATCACGTATACTGCGAAGTATATCCATACAACAAAGCGCTGGAAAAAATTAAGGAATTGAAACCGCAAGGTATCATCTTTACAGGTGGTCCTAACAGCGTGTATGAAGAAAACTCTCCAAAAATTGAGAAAGAGATTTTTGAACTTGGTATTCCTATTCTTGGCATGTGCTATGGTATGCAATTTATGGCGCATACATTGGGTGGCGAAGTTAAATCTGCGGACAATCGTGAATTTGGTAAAACACCTACTAAAGTGGACACTACATCTCCATTGTTCAATGGCTTGGAAGAAGACCAAGTTGTTTGGATGTCTCACGTTGACTATGTAGCAAAGGTTCCAGAAGGCTTTGAAATTGTAGCACATACTAAGGATTGCCCTGTTGCATCCATGCAAAATAAAGAACGTAAACTATATGCTATGCAATACCATGCAGAAGTGTTGCACACTGAACATGGTAAAGAAATGCTTCACAACTTCTTGTACGAAGTATGTGGTTTCACAGGCACATGGACAATGGCAAACTATGCAAAAACTGCTATTGAAGACATCCGTAACACTGTAGGTGATGGCAAAGTATTATTGGCATTGTCTGGCGGTGTAGATAGCTCCGTTGCAGCAGCTCTTATCTCTAAAGCTGTAGGCGACCAATTGACTTGTATCTTCGTTGACCATGGTTTAATGCGTAAAAACGAAGGTGACGAAGTGGAAGCGGCTTTCAAAGATTCCGGCATGCATTTCATCCGCGTCGATGCGGAAAAACGTTTCTTAGATAAATTGGCTGGCCTTGAAGATCCTGAAGCAAAACGTAAAGCTATTGGCGAAGAATTTATCCGTGTATTCGAAGATGAAGGTCGTAAAATCGGCTCCGTTGACTTCTTGGCTCAAGGTACAATCTACCCTGACGTTATTGAGTCCGGTACTGGTGAAGCAGAAATTATAAAATCTCATCACAATGTAGGCGGCTTGCCTGCAGTTGTTGACTTCAAAGGCCTTATTGAACCATTACGCAACCTCTTCAAAGACGAAGTGCGTGAACTTGGTTCTGAATTAGGCTTGGCTGACTACCTAGTATGGCGTCAACCATTCCCAGGTCCTGGTCTTGCTATTCGCGTAATGGGCGAAATTACGAAAGACAAACTCGACATCTTGCGTGATGCAGACTACATCTTCCGTGACGAAATTGCCAAAGCTGGTCTTGATCGCAGTATCAACCAATACTTTGCAGTATTAACATCTACACGTACCGTAGGCGTTATGGGTGACTTCCGTACATACGATTACACATTGGCATTGCGTGGTGTCACAACAACAGACTTCATGACTGCTGACTGGGCACGCATCCCTTACGACGTATTAGACACAATCTCCCGTCGTATCGTAAACGAAGTACAACACATCAACCGCATCGTGTACGATATTACATCTAAACCACCTGCTACAATTGAGTGGGAATAATATAAATCTATAATTAATTGAGAAGCGAATGGAAATCTATCTATATGATAAAAGTTAGATAAATTCTTATTATATTATTAACTAAGCCAACAGAGTGAGAATTCTGTTGGCTTTTTTGAGATAATAATAGTTTGATAAAAATTAATATATTGTGCACTCAGATAAAGTTTTTGCTCTGCGCTAAGAAATCTTTTTAGTAGGTGATATCTAATGAAATGACTGTCAGAGATAAAGAATTAACTTGATATTATTAAATATTATTGGTACGGTTATATTAATAATACAGTAAAAGGGTATGTTAAAAGATAATGTTTAATTTGAAGTAGTTTAAGATTGAATAGGTAATTATAGTAAGGTTTATAATTATTATTTTATTATTTGTAGATTATTAGGAGAAATATAGTTATGAACGGTTATATTGAGCCTACAGGTAGACTTATAATGGCAATTGGTAAGGATTTAATTAAGGACCTCCCTGCTGCAATGGTTGAACTTGTGAAAAATTCTTATGATGCAGATGCTACTTATGTAAAAATAACATATAAGAAAACTAATAGCGGATTAAAGATTATTGTTGAAGATGATGGACATGGTATGAGTCAAGAAACTGTTATAGGGGCATGGATGGTACCTTCAACAGATTATAAATTAAAAAAGCAAAAGAGCCCTAATGGAAGAGTATATCAAGGTAGAAAAGGTATTGGACGTTATGCTGTATCATTACTTGGTAACAAATTAGAATTAATCACCATAAAAGACTCTATAAAAACAATAGCATCGTTTGATTGGAGTGAATTTAATTCAGAGAAGAAACTAAGTGAAATTCCTATAATGATTAATAATTTTAAGACTGATGAGCATAGTGGGACTATATTAGCTATTACAAATGAATATGGTAATAATCTTACTGATGAGATTCATGAATCTGACGTATTGAAAATTGAAAAAGAATTATCTAAACTCTTATCAAATATAGATGATTTCAAGATAGAGGTTTGTTATGATAATTTTTATGATGATAGTACTAAAAATATAACTAAAATAATTTCACAATTAGAATTTGATGATGCTTGGCACTATAGATTAACAGGGAATGTTAATTCTGATTTTAGTTATGGGTTAACTTATCATAATTTTTATACTAATGAAACAAAATTATTTAAAGGTAGTTTTGCAGATGATAAGATTTTAACTGAGTACCCACAACCTTGTGGTGATATATATATTGATTATAGGGTTTATGATAAAGATCCATTTGGTATAGAAGTGATAATGAATTTTATAAATGGAAATCAGCATACAAAGTTATCAAAAACTGATGTAAAAAGTATGTTAATAGATCAATCAGGTATAAGTATATATAGAAATGATTTTAGAATAAGACCATATGGAGATAAAGGATTTGACTGGTTAAATTTAGACGCTAAGCGGATTCAGAATCCTAGTATGGCCATTGGCTCAGAACAAATTAATGGTAGGATAAGTATAGAATCTGAAGAAAAATCAGGTTTAAAAGAAAAAAGTGCTCGAGATGGATTGTATGAGAATGCAAGCTATTTTGTGTTACAAAGAATAGCAGATTTAAGTCTTAATTTGTTACAGAAAGAACGATTTAACTATAGACAAAAAAGGACGCGAAAAAAGACTAATGTAATAGACAAACTTTTTGACTTTACTCATATTAATGAGAAGATGGAAAAAGCAGTTGAAAAGGCATATAAAAATATAAAAAAATATCCTGATAAAACTGAGGAACAAATTAATATATTGAATCAAGAAATCAGTAAAGAAATAAAAATATTAGAAAAGGAGAAGGCAGAAGAATTCTTAGAGGTAAAGGAAACTATTGCTATATATCAAAAGCATACAACATTAGGTAACGTAATAAGTGTCGTATTACATGAAGGTCGAAAGCCATTGTCATGGTACACAAATAAGTTACCTCAGATGAATCGTAAGCTTAAAAGACTTGAAGATAAAAACGAAATTACGGTTGATGGATATATTGACTTGTCTAATGATATAGAAAGATTAGACTCTGAAGCAAAACGAATGAGCACTTTTTTTGCTCGATTAGATCCTTTGGCATCAAACAAAAGAAAGAAAAGACGAAAAGTAAGGGTTGCGGAAATAATTAAAGCAGTGGTAGATATTTTTGAATCAATAATAGAATCCCAAAATATTATAATTGAATATGACATGGAGACGAGTATTACATTAGATATAATTGAGGATGATTTATATATGGCATTGACAAATATTATAGATAATGCTGTATTTT
This window contains:
- a CDS encoding basic amino acid ABC transporter substrate-binding protein, whose translation is MFKFKKLTAIALVAVAAMGLLAGCGNDKPKMTQQEGVLRVGSETTFPPFEFTEGDKYVGFDVDLSEAISKKIGLKMEFKSMGFDALIPAVQSGDIDMIAAGINATPEREKVLDFSDVYFDQGGFITVVRKDNTTIHNMDELAGKTVGVQIGTIPVEMAQKIPGTTVKQIDSNANIFMELKAGTIDGAIIDNAVAMYYLKQGADQDLKLVGEPTKSPGTVLGVKKGNKALQEAVNKALKELKEDGTYQKIYNKWFGDYNKK
- the ileS gene encoding isoleucine--tRNA ligase; translation: MDYGKTLHLPETEFPMRGNLPKREPEILKFWEDNKIYQKRLELRKDAKPFILHDGPPYANGKLHIGHALNKTLKDIIMKYKTMTGHYTRYIPGWDTHGLPIEHAVIKNTGLNRHEMAPLDLRNKCKEYALECVETQKQDFIRFGVLGEWDRPYLTLRPEFEVKQLGIFGEMAKRGHIYKGLKTVYWCTHCETALAEAEIEYAEKKSFSIYVKFPYVSEKKVTLPAGVDPKQAYAVIWTTTPWTMPANVAISVNPDLEYGWVKAGDEYYLMATELVDAAMKDIGIEDYEIVNRFSGADLELAEFKHPFVERTSTVLCGDHVTLEAGTGCVHTAPAHGEDDFNIVMRYNKEGKTELPIISLVNETGNYTKQVDDNRYGDTEFPLAGVEIHDAEVPVIKILAHNNALLHKSSLRHQYAHCWRCKNPVIYRATEQWFSSVDGYRQQALDAIDNQVQWIPKWGHDRIFNMVRDRGDWVISRQRIWGVPIPIYYCESCGEHIINDDTIKALQEKVAVEGSDAWWAHSAKELLPEGFKCPHCGHDEFKKETDIMDVWFDSGSSWAGVLEVNDLDVPCAMYLEGSDQHRGWFNSSLLTAVATTGKAPYNSVLTHGFVVDGEGRKMSKSVGNTVAPSDIIDVYGADVMRLWVSSADYQADVRLSKDIVKQLSEVYRKIRNTFRFLLGNLDDFNPNTDKVAYADMSEFDKWALLRLEEVRQKVTDAYENYEFHMLYHAIHNFCTVDLSSIYLDVMKDTMYAESKNNVARRSAQTAMYEILKTLVAMVSPVLSFTAEEVWKYMPKEEGMRESVMLQDWPQGHPEHFNQKLADNWNQLLDLRTSVQKALELARQDKTIGHPLDASVTVYAEGAAFDALNALGEEGLAKLVIVSEAHIVNGAAPAEAVKDEETGVATVVVASGLEKCERCWIHRDTVGQDSAHPTLCARCASVVKTL
- a CDS encoding tetratricopeptide repeat protein, whose translation is MAQYFTERLQKVFHMIFTSYNQKMAQEGLRQLELIVNNQQGSVQTDHRPLRNDMTTLLESDIDNKEDALKIANNPEARELGDAYALLARVYAGPRFTWEESNFPEDNMRTYQCLHDSIRRCSPIGTLQALRIKGSITPTVEKDMQISFDDAFRIVYDHANRGDAYCQYVIGNVFFWRDDNRIDSAEAMLTPPPMSWSKRILKSLTSGSVQDRIAALQGTVPDDKLQEKASSLAKKWFNKALDNGLAMFQGNLRNIYIDEADFANARRVAKTAAKLGNPAMMLYTGLDCHENGKFEDAFTWFTKGAALGQSESIAELADYYYHFYDAKHLRCTIPYDPVKAIGLYRRAATKEFSDAGYTALQAAFGYIFHIGHLPLDWGLIADLTHMAATKDRFMFALPYIGYMRIHGLGVTKNIRFGVQSLLRVLDEEQRAFEEENRILFYDITRALTRVALGYAYEKGYVTGKPDLDQAVSYYEQSHQYILSHKANLDPELKDIPIDDEAEERLAAFEEVDGHWQYKEGIAESTTTVRPAPAAWPQDAARLSVTMDDFLWDTTLYDWQTIETALESQEEMKLSFYNRFLSVPDALRNIFKLDVTRMLRNHYQVRLHGYDPTEGHEIVYKAVYNKENTLSLLKELYHNRQLPSLEENWSIEKNEEKPIWHYVLDVDQQPFLLEEYDDANAMIQTALQGLKEKKYEQINIRTHDFVGPSYFIFKGNQSAPFRVQLYLKESARHTIDDDGNPQDTPGKTYLFEQYVGNEVSLNYWIQKTINTLEIPELDNWKQLTVPKDLQT
- a CDS encoding amidohydrolase — protein: MNLMHTFSDLCKSFAPDAFAVNYTLAKNPEISSQEFESVKTIGAVLEKHGMDVTYEFCNLPTAFKASVVKVDNPKGRLAILCEYDALPEVGHACGHSASGSISVLAALTLHKMQEEGVAFNMDIDIIGTPDEEAMGCKVDMCNAGVFKEYDFAIMVHLDGEETRPNSQFLALDCFRAKYHGKPAHAAGEPWNGVNAVNGVQLAIHAMDMMRQQVRPETRIGTWIIAGGTASNVIPAFGELEVTVRHTERDYLNGLSEQIKNIFEGAALCTGTTVDVAFYGNPYDDMNQNHRGTKLIEEVMTDMGLNFEPGPAALGGSSDIGNVSYQCAALHPKLRLAGKPKVCHSKEFAGAMLEPTIEQTIIDGANIIGGALLRLVENPTTLEEIVAEFNSTK
- a CDS encoding HAD hydrolase family protein yields the protein MSLTERLEIKNYIGLTGDKPIRFIASDVDGTLVNDAKAIPEDAIEAIRAARESGIRVAIASGRAWNEMNDVIEKLPCLRYFMCTNGAYVMDKDENRSLFHVNFDKEQALHLLRKLLTYGVYVEAYVKDQIFGMYPPSRCITPERLGVCASERNEGDKKGSHGIMDNHLPNTKNQISGIGDTRLPGATYAHYALAEGNEAVKINMSECEIEQSNFFFRPNIRPFILATRTMVCDLLAHMEALNEGPEKIQIFYGDEPMRQRILQDLRDEYQGLSHDGTGRERFYDVLLSSEGNLEFVLPHTTKGTAVEALAKHWGLSPDEVMTLGDSENDLSMLRFAGASVAMGNSKPNIKEAARYETTDNNHQGVAKAIYSAIAYNIELNRKS